A stretch of Paludisphaera borealis DNA encodes these proteins:
- a CDS encoding efflux RND transporter periplasmic adaptor subunit: MSKRWRLLVSLLLTGLMGCGAKSEPEHAEAEHDPSEATVTVQTLPAKKGKLAELIEGLGRTEAIPDHLATLTPAVEGHVETLLVKQGQSVKKGQPIVELDKSVALADLAEKEATRDGLKASLILLKSLPRPEERKANELAIAQAKVAVVRAKATADRLRPLLARHEAADATVFDAEQAVEQALLQQQSAEALLQSTMIGPRPEAVAEAEAKIKTAEGLVAFSKAHLAFHVIRAPIDGVLDSLTCHPGQTLSVGSPIGEVVDSRQAYAIVWLPPRSAQAVHEGLAAQVAPADATPSHAEAEEEGEKGEAHEPAEETALPGQVESISRMADPQTGNLAVRVLVENPKGRIALGQTVRATIVLEERDDVLQVPAVAVFDLGEGPVIGVVRDGKSVMLHPKIGTKQGAWVEVSDVDLKEGELVITEGGYNLPDGTTIELADPPAVASAEAGK, translated from the coding sequence ATGTCGAAGCGATGGCGGCTGTTGGTAAGCTTGCTCTTGACCGGACTTATGGGCTGCGGGGCCAAGAGCGAACCGGAGCACGCGGAAGCCGAACACGACCCGAGCGAGGCGACGGTGACGGTTCAGACGCTGCCGGCGAAGAAGGGGAAGCTGGCCGAGTTGATCGAGGGACTTGGTCGCACCGAGGCGATTCCCGATCACCTCGCAACGCTCACCCCGGCCGTCGAGGGCCACGTCGAGACGCTTCTCGTCAAACAGGGCCAGTCCGTCAAGAAGGGACAGCCGATCGTCGAACTTGACAAGTCCGTCGCCCTGGCGGACCTCGCCGAAAAAGAGGCGACCCGCGACGGCCTCAAGGCGTCGTTGATTCTCCTCAAGTCGTTGCCACGTCCCGAGGAGCGCAAGGCGAACGAGCTGGCGATCGCGCAGGCCAAGGTGGCGGTCGTCCGGGCCAAGGCGACCGCCGACCGGCTCCGGCCGCTGCTCGCTCGCCACGAAGCGGCCGATGCGACGGTCTTCGACGCCGAGCAAGCGGTCGAGCAAGCCCTGCTCCAGCAACAGTCGGCCGAGGCCTTGCTACAGTCGACGATGATCGGACCTCGCCCCGAAGCGGTGGCCGAGGCGGAAGCCAAGATCAAGACGGCGGAAGGCCTGGTCGCGTTTTCCAAGGCCCACCTCGCCTTCCACGTCATCCGGGCACCGATCGACGGCGTGCTCGACAGCCTGACTTGTCATCCGGGACAAACCCTCTCCGTCGGGTCGCCGATCGGCGAGGTCGTCGACTCCCGGCAAGCCTACGCAATCGTCTGGCTTCCGCCCCGCTCGGCCCAGGCCGTTCATGAAGGCCTCGCGGCCCAGGTGGCGCCGGCTGACGCAACGCCGTCCCACGCGGAGGCGGAAGAAGAAGGCGAGAAGGGCGAGGCGCACGAGCCGGCCGAGGAAACCGCCTTGCCGGGCCAGGTTGAATCCATCAGCCGGATGGCCGACCCGCAAACAGGAAACCTCGCGGTCCGCGTGCTCGTCGAGAACCCCAAGGGGCGAATCGCACTGGGGCAGACGGTCCGGGCGACGATCGTGCTCGAAGAGCGGGATGACGTGCTCCAGGTGCCGGCCGTCGCGGTCTTCGACCTCGGCGAGGGGCCGGTGATTGGAGTGGTCCGCGACGGGAAGTCGGTCATGCTTCACCCCAAGATCGGAACGAAGCAAGGAGCGTGGGTGGAGGTCTCCGACGTCGACCTTAAGGAAGGCGAACTCGTGATCACCGAGGGCGGGTACAACCTGCCGGACGGCACGACCATCGAGCTGGCCGATCCCCCCGCCGTCGCGAGCGCCGAGGCGGGCAAATGA
- a CDS encoding response regulator transcription factor, with amino-acid sequence MPRVLIVEDQRKHRESLQRGLEAEGYEVVAAATGEEGYEAALSQAPDVVVLDLMLPGRHGLDVLRDLRAVEFSKPVLILTALDAVEERVQGLDSGANDYLVKPFAFAELLARLRVLLRKDVKERELLLRADDLEMDLLSRRVARGGTVLDLTPREYELLEYLMSHRNEVVTRDMIALEVWKEPTGSMTRIIDVYINGLRKKVEQAGRLPLIQTVRGVGYALRDGS; translated from the coding sequence ATGCCGCGCGTGCTGATCGTCGAGGATCAAAGGAAGCACCGGGAAAGCCTTCAGCGCGGCCTGGAGGCGGAAGGGTACGAGGTCGTCGCCGCGGCGACGGGCGAGGAAGGCTACGAAGCCGCGCTCAGCCAGGCGCCGGACGTCGTGGTTCTTGATCTGATGCTTCCCGGCCGGCACGGTCTCGACGTCCTCCGCGATCTGCGGGCCGTCGAGTTCAGCAAGCCGGTCTTGATCCTCACGGCGCTCGACGCGGTCGAAGAGCGAGTTCAAGGCCTGGACAGCGGCGCGAACGACTACCTGGTCAAGCCGTTCGCGTTCGCCGAGCTGCTCGCCCGACTCCGCGTCCTGTTGCGCAAGGACGTCAAGGAGCGGGAGTTGCTGCTGCGGGCCGACGACCTGGAGATGGACCTGCTCTCCCGCCGGGTCGCCCGGGGTGGAACCGTGCTCGATCTGACTCCCCGCGAGTACGAGCTGCTGGAATATCTGATGAGCCATAGGAACGAGGTGGTGACCCGCGATATGATCGCGCTAGAGGTCTGGAAGGAGCCGACCGGATCGATGACGCGGATCATCGACGTTTACATCAACGGCCTCCGCAAGAAGGTCGAGCAAGCCGGCCGGCTTCCGTTGATCCAGACCGTTCGCGGTGTCGGCTATGCATTGAGGGACGGCTCATGA
- the crcB gene encoding fluoride efflux transporter CrcB, which produces MEVWTRVISLSIGGVLGVNARYWLGVWMSRWTAAPWATFTINMSGSFAIGFLSMTLARWLPHPHVRLLILTGFLGGYTTFSTWAFESAVLWDRGEKNLALVNLFGSLVVGMAAALAGMALARDVVIPARERAAVAERPSTIEAAPSKERP; this is translated from the coding sequence TTGGAGGTCTGGACGCGGGTGATTTCGCTCTCGATCGGCGGCGTGCTGGGGGTCAACGCCCGCTACTGGCTGGGCGTCTGGATGAGCCGGTGGACCGCCGCCCCCTGGGCCACGTTCACGATCAACATGTCAGGGTCGTTCGCGATCGGGTTCCTGTCGATGACGCTCGCGCGCTGGCTGCCGCATCCCCACGTCCGACTCTTGATCCTCACCGGATTCCTAGGCGGCTACACGACGTTCTCGACCTGGGCCTTCGAGTCGGCCGTGCTCTGGGATCGCGGGGAGAAGAACCTGGCGCTCGTCAACCTGTTCGGCAGCCTCGTCGTCGGGATGGCCGCCGCGCTCGCAGGGATGGCGTTGGCTCGCGACGTCGTGATCCCCGCCAGGGAGCGGGCCGCCGTGGCCGAACGACCATCGACGATCGAAGCGGCGCCGAGCAAGGAGAGGCCATGA
- a CDS encoding TolC family protein, with translation MPTPFASPAPPVGHQSVSLQAALYGALTGNPDLVALREGNPAAASAEAVEVARRFPTTLNPTLWIDYRPISLIPRETFGTGAGGGGSSKNGSFYHNGGNYLYLSLRQPVELGHQTTHRYHIAKAAYDSLQWTVLQAELTALVQTYRFFQTAAYNRERTRVAEELASFNDKLLESLQRRLEANQVTAADVALARVESRAARQLVKAARQTYVVALTDLRNQIGVPETAGTVEPLGEFTLPTYVPEVDEQLMIQTALQNRPDIHAARAFARGADASVRLAKADRIPTPVIGPEWEIDEVGVQYVGLVFISPLPIVNNGTPLVKQREAEHRRAHVALQQVQQRAVSQVRASVAKWNGARELVNESAGLIDELAQEVSVLERLFQAGQSDLTKLMQARQRLIQLQNAQLDAVWQATQAQADLLLAIGTPTMIRGMLAQAQHDATPGPDSAVPPIFETAPPPPN, from the coding sequence ATGCCCACGCCCTTCGCCAGCCCGGCCCCCCCCGTGGGGCACCAATCCGTCAGCCTGCAAGCCGCCCTCTACGGCGCGCTGACGGGCAATCCCGACCTGGTGGCCTTGCGGGAAGGGAACCCGGCTGCGGCGTCGGCCGAAGCCGTCGAGGTCGCCCGGCGATTCCCGACGACGCTGAACCCGACCCTCTGGATCGACTATCGGCCGATCAGTCTCATCCCTCGCGAGACCTTCGGCACGGGGGCGGGCGGCGGCGGCAGCTCCAAGAATGGCAGCTTCTATCACAACGGCGGCAACTACCTCTATCTCTCGCTCCGGCAGCCGGTCGAGCTGGGACACCAGACCACCCACCGATACCACATCGCCAAGGCGGCTTACGACAGCCTGCAATGGACCGTGCTTCAGGCCGAGCTGACCGCACTGGTCCAGACCTATCGCTTCTTTCAGACCGCCGCTTACAACCGCGAGAGGACCCGCGTAGCCGAGGAGCTGGCCTCGTTCAACGACAAGCTGCTGGAATCGCTTCAGCGACGTCTGGAAGCCAACCAGGTCACCGCCGCCGACGTGGCGCTGGCGCGGGTCGAGAGTCGCGCGGCGCGGCAGCTCGTCAAGGCGGCGCGGCAGACGTACGTCGTCGCGCTGACCGACTTGCGAAACCAGATCGGCGTCCCCGAGACCGCCGGAACGGTCGAGCCGCTGGGGGAATTCACGCTCCCCACCTACGTCCCGGAGGTCGATGAGCAGCTCATGATCCAGACGGCCCTGCAAAACCGCCCGGACATTCATGCGGCGAGAGCCTTCGCCCGGGGCGCCGACGCATCGGTCCGGCTTGCGAAGGCCGACCGCATCCCGACTCCCGTCATCGGCCCGGAGTGGGAAATCGACGAGGTCGGCGTTCAATACGTCGGGCTCGTCTTCATCTCCCCGCTGCCGATCGTCAACAACGGCACGCCGCTGGTCAAGCAGCGCGAGGCCGAGCATCGCCGGGCGCACGTGGCGTTGCAGCAGGTTCAACAAAGAGCCGTCTCCCAGGTCCGCGCCAGCGTGGCCAAATGGAACGGCGCCCGGGAGCTGGTCAACGAGTCGGCCGGCCTGATCGACGAACTCGCCCAGGAGGTTTCCGTCCTTGAGCGGTTGTTTCAGGCGGGTCAGTCCGACCTGACGAAGCTCATGCAAGCCCGCCAGCGGTTGATCCAGCTCCAGAACGCCCAGCTCGACGCGGTCTGGCAGGCCACCCAGGCGCAGGCCGACCTGCTCTTGGCGATCGGGACCCCCACGATGATTCGCGGAATGCTCGCTCAGGCCCAGCACGACGCCACTCCCGGCCCGGACTCGGCCGTCCCCCCGATCTTCGAGACCGCGCCGCCCCCTCCGAATTGA
- a CDS encoding efflux RND transporter permease subunit encodes MTQLMEPETIGRATPSRGLNLISLARPYFGLIVLTAGLLSAYGVYSMFRMPSGIYPEVNFPRVVVIAQTPGLSVKDVEVAVTRPIEEVVSIVLGVERVRSKSVRGASELSVDFTPGTNMIQALNDVRARMAEVGAKLPPGTTTLTERQTPSVFPIISFVVTGGRNPSELHDYAYYVLRPRVSRVPDVSYATVQGGDVREIVVEVDPQALVSAGLSISDVADRLNKEHRLKAVGRLDRGTLQYQVLTDTLATDPLDLENIVVADKNAQPIRVKDLGKVTVSHEDRMVATRANGKDAVVLTVFRRLGGNTLTVSRELDAALADAAKNAPPGIHIEHVYDEALLVQTAIDNVRDAIFIGGALSVVVLLLFLRSVRATLIAALSIPLSLVISFVFLNLSGDTLNLMSLGGLAVAIGLIIDDTVVVIENIARHIADGDRGDEAVDRASKEISGAVVGSTLTTILVFLPLAFVQGMVGQFFQSLSLALSVSLLVSMVVSLTIIPVLAARYLGRRPMAHNGPVYNFLADRYEGLLRIGLRFPRTTIALFVLAVVPLVWIYSQLETGFMPDMDEGTFVLDYQMPVGTSLEQTDRVLRRVEDVLLKTPDVEGYIRRTGAELGFFATESYTGDVLIVLKPRSQRRPMAEIVEELREAIPKVVPELETEFVPTIQDQVDDLAGAESPIEVKIFGSDQAELRKLATEVGEILEKISGVVDVNTNVVMGNPDIMVRPDSVQTARVGLSVMDVENQLNAALYGQVASTLPEQDRMTNIRVRYPDHIRYDRDRLAQLPISLATAATSAAHSTAAAGIGFVPLGQLATIRLIRSPNELKRENLQPVINVTASLDKRDLGSANTEIQAKLSELKFPPGYRWEVAGDFKSQQDSFASLLTVLIVSSALVFLLLGFQFKSLTLPILIFLAQPISIASAFFALWITSTPLNISSFLGAILLIGLDVKNGIILIEYIDQLRAGGMPIREAALKAGRVRFRPILMTSLCTILGLAPLALGIGPGAQMQQPLAIAVIGGLFTNMLLTRLLIPVGYLVLKGDDKPAAV; translated from the coding sequence ATGACTCAACTCATGGAACCCGAGACCATCGGTCGCGCCACGCCGAGCCGAGGTCTGAACCTGATCTCGCTGGCTCGTCCCTATTTCGGCCTGATCGTGCTGACGGCGGGCCTGCTGTCGGCGTACGGCGTCTATTCGATGTTCCGGATGCCCAGCGGCATCTACCCCGAGGTGAATTTCCCCCGGGTCGTCGTCATCGCGCAGACGCCGGGGCTGTCGGTCAAGGACGTCGAAGTCGCCGTGACCCGGCCGATCGAGGAGGTCGTCAGTATCGTCCTGGGGGTCGAACGGGTGCGGTCGAAGTCGGTTCGGGGGGCTTCCGAGCTTTCGGTCGACTTCACCCCCGGAACGAACATGATTCAGGCCCTCAACGACGTCCGCGCCCGGATGGCGGAGGTCGGGGCCAAACTGCCGCCGGGGACGACGACCCTGACCGAGCGGCAGACGCCGTCGGTCTTCCCGATCATCTCGTTCGTCGTCACGGGCGGCCGGAATCCCTCCGAGCTGCACGACTACGCCTATTACGTGCTGAGGCCGCGCGTCAGCCGCGTCCCCGACGTTTCGTACGCCACTGTGCAAGGCGGCGACGTCCGCGAGATCGTCGTCGAGGTCGATCCCCAGGCGCTGGTATCGGCCGGGCTGTCGATCTCCGACGTGGCCGATCGGCTGAACAAGGAGCACCGGCTCAAGGCCGTCGGCCGGCTCGATCGGGGGACGCTCCAGTATCAGGTTCTGACCGACACGCTGGCGACCGACCCCCTCGACCTGGAGAACATCGTCGTAGCCGACAAGAACGCCCAGCCGATCCGCGTGAAGGATCTCGGCAAGGTGACAGTGTCGCACGAGGACCGCATGGTGGCGACCCGGGCCAACGGCAAGGACGCCGTCGTCTTGACAGTCTTCCGACGCCTCGGAGGGAACACGCTGACGGTCTCGCGCGAGCTGGACGCGGCCCTCGCCGACGCGGCCAAAAACGCCCCGCCCGGCATCCACATCGAGCACGTCTACGACGAGGCGCTGCTGGTTCAGACGGCGATCGACAACGTCCGCGACGCCATTTTCATCGGCGGCGCGCTCAGCGTCGTGGTTCTTCTGTTGTTTCTCCGAAGCGTGCGGGCCACGCTGATCGCCGCGCTGTCGATTCCCTTGAGCCTCGTCATCAGCTTTGTCTTCCTCAACCTGAGCGGCGACACGCTGAACCTGATGTCGCTGGGCGGCCTGGCGGTCGCGATCGGCCTGATCATCGACGATACGGTGGTCGTGATCGAGAACATCGCGCGGCATATCGCCGACGGCGACCGCGGCGACGAGGCGGTGGACCGGGCCAGCAAGGAGATCAGCGGCGCGGTGGTCGGCTCGACCTTGACGACGATCCTAGTGTTCCTGCCGCTGGCCTTCGTCCAGGGGATGGTCGGGCAGTTCTTCCAGTCGCTCAGTCTGGCGCTGTCGGTCTCGCTGCTGGTGTCGATGGTGGTCAGTCTGACGATCATCCCCGTTCTCGCCGCCCGCTACCTGGGTCGTCGCCCGATGGCGCACAACGGCCCCGTCTACAACTTCCTGGCGGACCGCTACGAAGGCCTGCTGAGGATCGGCCTGAGGTTCCCCCGGACGACCATCGCGCTGTTCGTCCTCGCCGTGGTCCCTCTGGTGTGGATCTACTCGCAACTGGAGACGGGCTTCATGCCCGACATGGACGAGGGGACGTTCGTGCTCGACTACCAGATGCCCGTCGGCACTTCGCTCGAACAGACGGACCGCGTGCTGCGGCGAGTCGAGGACGTGCTCTTGAAGACGCCGGACGTCGAGGGCTACATTCGCCGGACCGGGGCCGAGTTGGGCTTCTTCGCGACCGAGTCGTACACCGGCGACGTCCTCATCGTCTTGAAGCCCCGCAGCCAGCGCCGGCCGATGGCCGAGATCGTCGAGGAGCTTCGCGAAGCGATCCCCAAGGTGGTTCCCGAGCTGGAGACCGAGTTCGTTCCGACGATTCAGGACCAGGTCGACGACCTGGCCGGGGCCGAGAGCCCCATCGAGGTGAAGATCTTCGGCAGCGACCAGGCGGAGCTTCGCAAGCTGGCCACCGAGGTCGGCGAGATCCTCGAAAAAATCTCCGGCGTGGTCGACGTCAATACAAACGTCGTGATGGGCAACCCCGACATCATGGTCCGTCCCGACAGCGTCCAGACGGCGCGGGTGGGCTTGTCGGTGATGGACGTCGAGAACCAACTTAACGCCGCGCTCTACGGCCAGGTGGCCAGCACGCTCCCCGAGCAGGACCGGATGACGAACATCCGGGTCCGCTACCCCGATCACATCCGGTACGATCGCGACCGGCTCGCCCAGTTGCCGATCAGCCTGGCGACCGCCGCGACTTCCGCCGCGCATTCGACCGCCGCTGCTGGGATCGGCTTCGTCCCGCTCGGCCAGCTTGCGACGATCCGTCTGATCCGCAGCCCCAACGAGCTGAAGCGCGAGAACCTTCAGCCGGTCATCAACGTCACGGCCTCGCTCGACAAGCGGGACCTGGGATCGGCCAACACGGAGATCCAGGCGAAGCTCTCGGAACTGAAGTTCCCGCCGGGCTACCGCTGGGAGGTGGCCGGCGACTTCAAATCGCAGCAGGATTCGTTCGCCAGCCTGTTGACCGTGTTGATCGTCTCATCGGCCCTGGTCTTCCTGTTGCTGGGCTTTCAGTTCAAGAGCCTGACGCTGCCGATCCTGATCTTCCTGGCCCAGCCGATCTCGATCGCGAGCGCCTTCTTCGCGCTCTGGATCACCTCGACGCCGTTGAACATCTCGTCGTTCCTGGGCGCGATCCTCTTGATCGGCCTCGATGTCAAGAACGGGATCATCCTGATCGAATACATCGACCAGCTTCGCGCGGGGGGGATGCCGATCCGCGAGGCCGCGCTCAAGGCGGGTCGCGTCCGGTTCCGGCCCATCCTGATGACAAGCCTCTGCACGATTCTCGGCCTGGCGCCTTTGGCCCTGGGCATCGGACCTGGCGCGCAAATGCAGCAGCCGCTGGCGATCGCCGTGATCGGCGGCCTGTTCACCAACATGCTGTTGACCCGCCTGCTCATCCCGGTCGGCTACCTGGTGTTGAAGGGCGACGATAAGCCGGCGGCCGTCTGA
- a CDS encoding heavy metal sensor histidine kinase: MNRLPIRWRLTLWYGVVLSAILIVFSGTVYLLMRRHLLALTDAGLAEEVVEVGDELGRIHHASKVSRLLGLRFAKHEGFEHLVTDAAGKVLFQSDSDVGPWPSGKAVEGLDRLAYQTVDMNRIGHARLVSRRVAGPEGPVTIQTVVSLAPNDRALRELVTILLTIGPIALGGTLGGGYWLARKGLAPVDRMVAAAAEITSSRLDRRLETGNSRDELGRLAHTFNDMIARLQISFEEVRRFTADAAHELRTPLSMMRTEAEVALRAPRSPSQDARVFESVLEETERLGRLVTQMLFLCREDAGIATGDQRPVVIDDLIREVADHMRVAADEKGLTLKADARIAGRVVGDPDRLRQILFNLLDNAIKYTPPGGEVAIRGESPNGCARIIVADTGVGVAPEHLPHLFDRFYRVDSSRGNETGGTGLGLAICRAIAEAHGGRIHIESEFHRGTRAVLTLPIATPAEHADGPTRRAQTLGEVG, translated from the coding sequence ATGAACCGCCTGCCGATTCGATGGCGGTTGACCCTGTGGTACGGGGTCGTGCTTTCGGCGATCCTCATCGTTTTCAGCGGCACCGTCTATCTGCTGATGCGCCGGCATCTGCTGGCGCTGACGGACGCCGGCCTGGCCGAGGAAGTCGTCGAGGTGGGAGACGAGCTGGGGCGAATTCATCACGCCTCGAAAGTGTCGCGGCTGCTCGGCCTGCGGTTCGCCAAGCACGAAGGCTTCGAACACCTGGTGACGGACGCCGCAGGAAAGGTCTTGTTCCAGAGCGACTCAGACGTGGGGCCTTGGCCGTCGGGTAAGGCTGTCGAGGGCCTGGACAGGCTCGCGTATCAGACCGTGGATATGAACCGCATCGGCCACGCCCGCCTGGTGAGTCGGCGGGTCGCCGGCCCCGAGGGGCCCGTGACGATCCAGACGGTGGTCTCGCTCGCGCCGAACGATCGGGCGCTGCGAGAGCTGGTGACGATCTTGCTCACGATCGGCCCGATCGCCCTGGGCGGGACGCTCGGCGGCGGTTACTGGCTGGCGCGCAAGGGGCTGGCCCCGGTCGATCGCATGGTCGCCGCGGCGGCTGAGATCACCTCCTCTCGTCTCGACCGCAGGCTGGAGACCGGCAATTCGCGGGACGAACTGGGGCGGTTGGCCCATACCTTCAACGACATGATCGCGCGGCTCCAGATCTCCTTCGAGGAGGTGCGCCGGTTCACCGCCGACGCCGCCCATGAGCTGCGGACGCCGTTGTCGATGATGCGTACCGAGGCCGAGGTCGCCTTGCGGGCGCCGCGCTCGCCGTCGCAGGACGCCCGGGTCTTTGAGAGCGTGCTCGAAGAGACCGAGCGGCTCGGCCGCCTCGTGACGCAGATGCTCTTCCTTTGCCGCGAGGACGCCGGGATCGCGACGGGCGACCAGCGTCCCGTGGTGATCGACGACCTGATCCGCGAGGTCGCGGATCACATGCGGGTCGCCGCCGACGAGAAGGGGCTGACGCTGAAGGCCGACGCGCGGATCGCGGGCCGGGTCGTCGGCGACCCCGACCGCCTGCGGCAGATCCTGTTCAATCTCCTGGACAACGCGATCAAATACACGCCTCCCGGCGGCGAGGTCGCGATCCGAGGGGAATCCCCGAACGGCTGCGCGAGGATCATCGTCGCCGACACCGGCGTCGGCGTCGCGCCCGAGCATTTGCCCCACCTGTTCGATCGCTTCTACCGGGTCGATTCGTCTCGCGGCAACGAGACGGGGGGGACGGGGCTCGGCCTGGCGATCTGCCGCGCCATTGCCGAGGCGCACGGCGGCCGAATTCACATCGAGAGCGAATTCCACCGAGGCACCCGGGCCGTGCTGACCCTGCCGATTGCAACGCCCGCGGAGCATGCCGACGGCCCGACGCGACGGGCTCAAACCTTGGGCGAGGTCGGGTGA
- a CDS encoding DUF190 domain-containing protein: MIPAESCLLHVYLNASRRWRGQPLYRAAVETARALPVAGASVFLVDLSFGAHHRLRDAKNEYSFVDIPVVMEVVDAPDRVDALVAGLATMVVDGLVTVEPVRVVRYAHHEEAVASTADRLAVSREGGAQMSIEGDVQKVTVYIGSSDTWQGGNLAMAIIERCRALGMAGATASLGVLGFGKHSVIHRTHLFGLSAGLPEKIEIVDRPDRIAEILPVLEEMVEGGLIVVQDLRAIRYVNHPTSPKV, from the coding sequence ATGATCCCAGCCGAGTCCTGCCTGCTTCACGTCTACCTCAACGCCAGCCGTCGCTGGCGCGGCCAGCCCTTGTACCGAGCGGCCGTCGAAACGGCCCGCGCCCTGCCGGTGGCGGGCGCATCAGTCTTCCTGGTCGACCTCAGCTTCGGCGCGCATCACCGACTGCGCGACGCGAAGAATGAATATAGTTTCGTCGACATCCCGGTCGTGATGGAGGTCGTCGACGCCCCGGACCGCGTCGATGCGCTGGTCGCCGGACTGGCGACGATGGTCGTGGACGGCCTGGTCACCGTCGAGCCCGTCCGGGTGGTCCGTTACGCTCATCATGAGGAGGCCGTCGCCTCGACGGCGGATCGCCTCGCGGTCTCACGGGAGGGAGGGGCTCAAATGTCGATCGAAGGCGACGTCCAGAAGGTCACGGTCTACATCGGCAGTTCCGACACCTGGCAAGGGGGCAACCTGGCGATGGCGATCATCGAACGCTGCCGGGCGTTGGGCATGGCCGGCGCGACGGCGAGCTTGGGCGTCCTGGGCTTCGGCAAACACTCCGTCATCCACCGGACCCATCTCTTCGGCCTCTCGGCGGGCCTGCCCGAGAAGATCGAGATCGTCGACCGCCCCGACCGGATCGCCGAGATCCTACCGGTCCTGGAGGAGATGGTCGAAGGGGGCCTGATCGTCGTTCAAGACCTCCGCGCGATCCGCTACGTGAATCACCCGACCTCGCCCAAGGTTTGA